One stretch of Gadus chalcogrammus isolate NIFS_2021 chromosome 14, NIFS_Gcha_1.0, whole genome shotgun sequence DNA includes these proteins:
- the LOC130404050 gene encoding fibulin-7: MKFPLHSPRPLRSSGIFLTCSRAELWKMFVVVILCFCPILFSSGQECSTRAELQSSLKQVHKLLSAHEASYTQSLRALRKKINLLQQTTAKHASRTTNSSCPKLDVPVNGRRLGKAQAVGHEVHFTCDPGYTLGGPETRVCQENLTWSGQGAVCRDVNECASSPCLNGGSCSDEVNQFSCTCAKGWTGVSCQNAAPSFVSSVTNVTAGSSPTAAAAAPSLPADASAAHTRPSRCTQVQGTTHCTCEPGYTISGRDSTTCTDIDECEVFHNGQAGRICHHACINTPGGYRCVCPAGYELTRDGRSCKDMDECAIRQNNCTREQVCVNTYGGFQCVRVECPRMRNATYVKTAPMRCERNPCPVDNKACPLAPNSFSYHFLSVVSNLSAPRVMFRVSAMRPMGDALRFSLLGGKLARRHFTVQRSDRQTGQLMLVTPLAGPVTMEAEMEMTELERRVVLGRYITRVTVFVSQYDF; the protein is encoded by the exons ATGAAGTTCCCACTCCATAGCCCCAGACCTCTGAGATCTTCTGGAATATTCTTAACCTGCTCTAGGGCTGAACTTTGGAAAATGTTTGTCGTCGTGATCCTATGCTTCTGTCCGATCTTATTTTCGTCTGGACAG gAGTGCTCCACCCGTGCTGAGCTGCAGAGCTCTCTGAAGCAGGTCCACAAGCTGCTCTCCGCCCACGAGGCGTCCTACACCCAGAGCTTGCGTGCCCTCCGCAAGAAAATCAACCTGCTGCAGCAGACCACCGCCAAGCACGCCTCCCGGACCACCAACA GTTCCTGTCCAAAGCTGGACGTCCCGGTCAACGGCCGGAGGCTGGGCAAGGCCCAGGCGGTGGGCCACGAGGTCCACTTCACCTGCGACCCTGGGTACACCCTGGGGGGCCCGGAGACACGGGTCTGCCAGGAGAACCTGACCTGGAGCGGCCAGGGGGCCGTCTGCCGAG ACGTCAACGAGTGTGCGTCGTCCCCCTGCCTCAACGGAGGGTCTTGCTCGGATGAGGTGAACCAGTTTTCGTGCACGTGTGCCAAAGGCTGGACCGGAGTGTCCTGCCAGAACGCGGCTCCGTCAT tcGTCAGCTCCGTGACGAACGTGACCGCGggctcctcccccaccgccgctgctgctgccccctcTCTGCCGGCTGACGCCAgtgcggcgcatacgcgtccgtcACGCTGCACCCAGGTCCAGGGGACCACCCACTGCACCTGCGAGCCGGGGTACACCATCTCTGGGCGGGACAGCACCACCTGCACAG ATATTGATGAGTGTGAGGTGTTCCATAACGGGCAGGCGGGAAGGATCTGTCACCACGCCTGCATCAACACACCTGGAGGCTACCGCTGCGTCTGTCCCGCCGGCTACGAGCTGACGCGCGACGGACGCAGCTGCAAAG acatGGACGAGTGTGCCATCAGGCAGAACAACTGCACCAgggagcaggtgtgtgtgaacACGTACGGAGGTTTCCAGTGCGTCCGCGTGGAGTGTCCTCGCATGCGCAATGCCACCTACGTCAAAACTGCCCCGAT GCGCTGCGAGCGGAACCCGTGTCCCGTGGACAACAAGGCGTGTCCCCTGGCGCCCAACTCCTTCTCCTACCACTTCCTGTCCGTGGTGTCCAACCTGTCGGCGCCGCGCGTCATGTTCCGCGTGTCGGCCATGAGGCCCATGGGCGACGCCCTACGCTTCTCCCTGCTGGGGGGCAAACTGGCCCGCCGCCACTTCACCGTGCAGCGGTCGGACCGCCAGACGGGTCAGCTGATGCTGGTCACGCCACTGGCCGGTCCCGTCACCATGGAGGCGGAGATGGAGATGACGGAGCTGGAGAGACGCGTGGTGCTGGGCCGATACATCACCAGGGTGACCGTGTTCGTGTCCCAGTACGACTTctag